A window from Theobroma cacao cultivar B97-61/B2 chromosome 3, Criollo_cocoa_genome_V2, whole genome shotgun sequence encodes these proteins:
- the LOC18605825 gene encoding rhodanese-like domain-containing protein 14, chloroplastic yields the protein MAALTSVTPHSTSSSSLYSNFRSPQLSISSIIAPDCSCFLTATSGKALRQRLTYQDRRGLIIRSAATKPAKSPAEEDWKIKREVLLEKKVRSVDAKEAFRLQKENNFMILDVRPEAEFKEAHPPGAINVQIYRLIKEWTAWDIARRAAFAFFGIFSGTEENPEFMQSVESKFDKDAKIIVACTSGGTMKPTQNLPEGQQSRSLIAAYLLVLNGYKNVFHLEGGLSTWFKEGLPSESED from the exons ATGGCTGCACTTACTTCAGTCACTCCGCACTCAACTTCATCATCTTCATTATATTCTAATTTCCGGAGCCCCCAGTTGAGTATCTCTTCGATTATTGCTCCAGACTGTTCCTGCTTTCTGACAGCAACATCAGGTAAAGCATTAAGGCAAAGATTGACTTACCAGGATCGACGGGGCCTAATTATCCGAAGTGCAGCAACAAAGCCTGCAAAATCACCAG CTGAAGAAGATTGGAAGATTAAGAGGGAAGTTCTCTTGGAGAAAAAG GTAAGAAGTGTGGATGCAAAGGAAGCTTTTCGCCTTCAAAAAGAGAATAACTTCATGATTCTTGATGTACGACCTGAAGCAGAATTTAAAGAG GCTCATCCGCCAGGTGCTATTAATGTTCAGATATATAGACTTATAAAGGAGTGGACAGCATGGGATATTGCTAGGCGCGCTGCATTTGCATTTTTTGGCATCTTTTCTGGCACAGAAGAGAACCCTGAGTTTATGCAAA GTGTAGAATCAAAATTTGACAAGGATGCAAAGATAATAGTGGCCTGCACATCTGGGGGTACAATGAAGCCAACCCAAAATCTCCCGGAAGGTCAACAGTCAAG ATCACTCATAGCAGCCTACTTACTTGTTCTCAATGGTTATAAAAACGTTTTCCACTTAGAAGGGGGCCTTTCCACGTGGTTCAAAGAAGGACTGCCATCAGAATCTGAAGATTGA